The following DNA comes from Hordeum vulgare subsp. vulgare chromosome 3H, MorexV3_pseudomolecules_assembly, whole genome shotgun sequence.
TCGCCGTGCGCTCCCGGGACCCCGCCTGCGCGGGCTTCTCCCACTGCCTCCTCAACTACAAGGGCTTCCTCGCCGTCCAGGCCCACCGGGTCGCGCACGTCCTCTGGGCGCAGAACCGCCGCGCCCTCGCGCTCGCGCTCCAGTCCCGGGTCGCCGAGGTCTTCGCCGTCGACATCCACCCGGCCGCCGCCATCGGCAAGGGCATCCTCCTTGACCACGCCACCGGGGTCGTCATAGGCGAGACCGCCGTCGTCGGCGACAACGTCTCCATCCTCCACCACGTCACGCTGGGCGGGACAGGCAAGGCGGTGGGCGACCGGCACCCCAAGATCGGGGACGGCGTTCTGATTGGCGCCGGGGCGACGATCCTGGGCAACGTGCTGATTGGCGCCGGGGCCAAGATCGGTGCCGGGTCGGTGGTGCTCATCGACGTGCCGCCGAGGAGCACCGCGGTGGGGAACCCCGCGAGGCTGATCGGCGGGAAGAAGGGCGACGACATGCCAGGGGAGTCCATGGACCATACCTCCTTCATACAGCAGTGGTCAGATTACACCATCTGAGACACTGAGCCGAGCAAGATGCCACTCTCCTCCTCTGTAACCTGTAATACTAATGCCCAGTCATGTCCCTTTCTTTCGAATAGTGAACTGGTGCTAGTCTGAAAGTATCTGCCTCCGGTGAGGAGAAGGTGAACCATACCGTGCATGGCCGTGCTCAACGCCGGCAAATGTACTGAACTGAAAGTTCACCCTGTACCTGTAATTTTGCGAGATGTAATGGTCACTACTCAGACTGGCATccttgatgctttgtaatactcgcATAGATATTTTTTATGACATCTTTGCTGTTTGTACAAATCAAATTGCTCGTCTCCGGACAAATTCATTGATACTTCTTTCTGCAATTCCAAATTCCAAATTCCAATGTATTTTCAGATGTGTCCTTTTCTTTGGATACGCCAAATCCTCCAGACAGCATCTGCGAAATCAAACGGATCATGCATGACATATACTAGCATCtattccctccgtttttaaatataagtctttgtagaggttcaactagtagactacatacggattatatagacatattttaaattatagattcattcattttgcttcgtatatagacacttagtgaaatatcttaaaagacttatatttaagtacggagggagtagtaggcgGTAAACATCATAGCAGGCTAGCAGCACATAGTTTAAATTTTTGATAAACAAAAAGGTGGCACATGGTTTTAGTTAATCCTGTGGGTGATTGGCAGTGGCGGACTTGCAGGGTGGCCAGGGTGGGGGCTCACCCTGGGATTTTACACCCAGTCGGCCTACTAGGCCTGTGGCCCGGCCCGAATCGCCAGGCGTCCGATTACCAGACGCGAGCTGCCGAACCGACCCCGATTCCCGAGTGTTGCGGTTCCCCgttccctgccgccgccgccggctcgCCGCGACGCCGCCCGCCGCTCCGCGCCTCCGCCAGTCCGACTCGGCGCACCCCGACCCGGCCACCGGCCCGTGGCGCCGTTGTCCGCCCCTGCTCCAGCCTCCAGGCTCCGACGACCGACGCAGAGGACGCCGCAGGCTGCAGCCGACGCCCGACGCGGGGAGCTCCAGGATGCCGCTGCGCAGCCGACGCCCGACGGGGGGTGCACCCCTGCCGCCCTGCGCTGTGCAGTCTGCACTCTGCTGCTCTGCttcttctgttttagccttttaggTATAGAAATCAGACTATGGTTTGTATTTTTATACATATTAATTCAGGCTAGTGAATTgatttagtttttttttttttttgtagaTTTGTTGTAAAATGAAGAGGGGTGGAGACATTGTTTCTTTTTTCCAGAAAGAAGCTATGAGGATAGGGAAGAAAAAGAAAGCGGGGAATATGCCGGATGTGGCCGAAGAGCAAACTGGAGAACTTTGTGTGTGCCAGTTGTGATCGAACAACAAACTGAAGAACCAACATTGTCTATGTCTAGTGTGACCATAGGGAAAACTGAAGATGTGTCACCTGCATTACCACCGGTTTATGATTTCAGTCGTCTTAAACATGATCCCGGAGAAAGGATATCCATTGCAAGTTATCCTGTTAATGATCAAGACGCAGTTCGAAGAGCATATATCCTTAAAAAGCCATTCAAACCTTATGCACATGACTTTGAAAAAAGATCAATTGGGAGTAGAGAACGTTGGTTCAATCCTTTGTGGCTTCATAACCATAGTTGGCTTGAATATAGTATCATGAAAGAATCTgcattttgctttgtgttacctgtTCAAAGAGAAGAAAACTAGTGGTAAGGGAACTAGTGCATTTATTGATGGTGGTTGGAGGAATTGGAATAGAGAGGATGCTCTTCTTAAGCATGTTGGTTGTGTAACAAGTGTGCACAATGCAACTCAAGAGAGATATAACTTATTTGTGAATTCTCATGCAGCAATTGACAATCTTGTTGTGAGATGAATAGTGATGATATGCGTCTTTACAAGATGAGGTTGAAGTATTCACTTAGATGCTTCACAAAGAAGTGATTGGCCCAAAATTCATACTATTGTAGGAGTGTTTGAGTCAtttgactttattttcaatgCACACTTGATGCTTGTCATTCTTGGATACACAAGTGAtttgtgtgattgtttgcaaagaAGAGACCAAGATATTCTTACTGCAATGGCACTTGTTAGAACTGCAAAAAGTGCAATACAAGAACTTTGGTCTATTGTGGGGGATGCATTTCTGCAAAAGGTCACATTATTTTGTAACAGGCATGGCATTCAAATTCATATAATGCAAGAAGATTATGTGCCTTATGGAAGATGATCACGGTTTTCTTGAAGTCAATCAAACGATGAATACTTTAGAAGAGAGGTTTTTCTTGGAGTCATTGACAAAATTAGTCAAGAGCTTGATAATCGGTTTGATGAGATCAATATGGGAGTTGCTATCTTGTATGTCTGCTTTGAATCCTACCAATTCATTTGTTGCTTTTGATGCATAAAAGGTATGTGAACTTGCTTCTAAAATTTGTATTGCTTTTACAATTGGTATTGAATCCCTTCAACTCATTTGTTTCTTTTAATGCATGCAAGGTACGAAGACTTGCTGAGTTTTATCCCAAAGATTTTTCAAGTGCTGACTTGTTACACCTTGAACTGCAACTTGATAACTACATAGATGATATGAGGAAAGATGAGAACTTCTGAGGCCTTGGAAATCTTGTTGATCTCTCGGTTAAGCTTATTCAAACAGGAAGACATATAGTTCATCATTTGGTGTACTTGCTTCTAAAATTGGTATTGATTCTACTAGTGGCAACGACAAATGTTGAGAGAGCATTTTCTGCCATGAGCATAGTCAAAAGCAATTTGAGAAATAAGATGGGTGATAGTCTTTTGGATGATTGCCTAGTCACATACCTTGAGAGGGATTCTTTCTCCAAGGTGAATGAAGACGATATAATTGATACCTTTATGGCAATGCATAGGTGTAGGCCGGAGACATAGTCTTTTTTAACTTCTCAAGGTATGTATGTACTATGTCATATAAGCTTATTTATGCAAAAATTAGTCTTAATTGATAGTTCTAGTTTGTTTGCAAGACCATATTGATCTATTTTGCTGTGATAATGAGAACTAGTTCGAACGTTTGCGTGTCAAATTTCTTGTCAATTTTTTTAGGGAAGGACCACCCTGATGTGAGAAGCTAGCTCCGCCACTGGTGATTGGTACCGGATCCTTGCGTGTTCACACAAAATGTTAGGTTTTATATACGTCATGTATCGTTTTTTTAAGGAACCAGTAGAAGCTTTATCTTTTCATATAAAAGAAAAAATTAACCAGTTAATAACAAAAACTGACTGAAAACCGATACAACAACGCACGACACACATACACCAACTCCGAGGTCACATACCAAATGAGCCACCGGCTTCTCTCCCTAGCAACCGAATCCGACACCCTACAACCATATCTGAAGGCGCTCCTGTGACATACACGCCAACCCCAAGACCGCGCATCAAACGAACAACCTACTCTGTCGCCCGAGCAACCGAAGTCGACACCCTACAGCCCCTTTCCGGAGCCGCTGCTCCGACTTACAAACAAAAACAACACACGCCGACCCCAAGGACGCGCACCGGGCGAGCCATCCGCCCTGTCACCCGAGCAACCGAAGCTGACACCCTAGAACCATCTTCGTAGCCGCTACTCTGACATCCACACTGACCTCGAGTCCACGATTCAGCCGAGTCGATGACTTTGCCGCCCAAACGACCAAAGACAACACCAGACACATAGGAGATCTCCAGGGCCACCGCTCTGACTTTCACACCGGCACCAAGGCCGCGCAGAAATGTGGCCGACGGCAAAAACTCCAAAGCCACAAGAACTAACGAAGGACCCGACATCCAAAGGCATCGCCAAGGCGTTGATGCCCGCTGTAGCCAAGGACGGAGCATAGGtttttgatatgtccattttgcatcatcattCTTTATTGAcatttgtgttattcttgtccattattccttattatcatacaattcttatgcgaaAATCCAAGTCTGCTCCCATGCTCATCTGCTCCCGCTgacgaaaataaataaaaacaaatacgaaaaaaaaattcaaagaacTCCAATTTTTTTATGGTATGTGTTTTGATGCGTGAGGTCCGCTCCAAATTTCAACTTTTTTGGACGTCTGATCAGCTCTCGGCAAAAAAAGACAAATCGGGTAAGAACATCTCATGAGCAGCAGcctgatttgtcttttttgctgagAAATGCTCACATGTCTGAATAAGTTGAAATTTGGATTGTTCCTCACGCATCAAATTATCTACCacacaaaaaagttttttttgaatttttctagtattgttttttatttttttcgtgaCCGCGGATGCAGATGAGCCCGAGAGAAGAAACGCCGCTCTCTgccctttctctctgaatatgcaaggtacatcacaaatagAGAAATATTTGGAAACTTGAATTCTCGACCGGGAAACTCagaaaaaggtagaaaaatcaacacactccaaatgacctgaaacttcagagagaatttttctggaatgttTAAGAACTATTTGACCAAAAATATACCATATGGGAGCCACCTACtaaccacaagccaatagggcgcgaccaccccctggtcgtgccctgatggcttctggggcccctgttggccctctcacgccctcttctcctatatggtgtgtttttacCTAAAAAATTATAAGCaacctttcgggacgaagcgtcgccgtctcgaggcggaaacctgggcacgggcccttttgctctccgacaaagtgattctgcctcggaaacttcccttcgggagggagaaatcaaagccatcatcatcaccaacgcttccttcttcgtgggaggaccaagcttcaccaacatcttcaccaccaccatctcatatccaaccctagttcattgatacgtctccgccgtatctataatttttgattgtttcatgccaatattctacaactttcatatactttttgcaactttttatactatttttgggactaacatattgatccagtgcccagtgtcagttcctgtttgttgcatgttttttgtttcgcagaatattcataccaaacgaagtccaaacgtaataaaaacttacgtggatttttttgaatatttatgatttttgggaagaagaatcaacgcgaggcgatgcacggagggcccacaagccctgtagccgccaccaggaggtacggtggcggctggcaggcttgtggccactccttaaggcggttggtgcccttctttcgctgcaagaaatataatatccggaagaaaatcgtgttaaaatttcagcccaatcggagttagggATCTCCGGAAATTTAAGAAAGGGTGAAACgcggaatctgggagcgcagaaacagaaggacacagagagagagatccaatctcggagggtctctcgcccctccgccgccatggagaccatggaccagaggggaaacccttctcccatctagggaggaggtcaaggaagaagaagaaggaggggggctgtaagtgcatctagtgccccttagtgattttggtggtttgaagacatataggttaagtatctaatgtgttcttgagtgtacacaggatctataagtcactgaggagtttgaaatatttgatgaatatcgacccctaaaaatgtatatcttcggttgaagaaattggtctcaaactgaagaattgaatcgcgaagaatctgtgatgaaattgatattcctcatgaagatattgaaattgaggaatttggtgtgtcctgaagaaaatcattctgaagtctttgaagcatgaagatttactctttctgttttattttcttcacacttgagtaataggaacaccgtactgttaaagggggtcgaagttacactttggaatgaatttcctcatgatgctcaacccaagcctaatcctaccaaaagcctcaagtgaggaatacgagtgacatgaggactctcacagttgagggttctgaccgtttcgatagccacgccacatcattggtcttatccacaccaacggtcatattatttaagggcattagtgtcaaatcatgtcgggatgctcccaggctataaattgccgcccccacaaccattagctggttggctgctccgttagaaactgacacttgtcataagagcaacccaattcctcagagtcttcgag
Coding sequences within:
- the LOC123444301 gene encoding probable serine acetyltransferase 1; the protein is MTAGQPLRADPQQRRHSPPALHPAVVPSYPPPESDNDESWVWAQIKAEARRDADAEPALASFLYATVLSHPSLERSLSFHLANKLCSSTLLSTLLYDLFVGSLAAHPTIRAAAVADLLAVRSRDPACAGFSHCLLNYKGFLAVQAHRVAHVLWAQNRRALALALQSRVAEVFAVDIHPAAAIGKGILLDHATGVVIGETAVVGDNVSILHHVTLGGTGKAVGDRHPKIGDGVLIGAGATILGNVLIGAGAKIGAGSVVLIDVPPRSTAVGNPARLIGGKKGDDMPGESMDHTSFIQQWSDYTI